One window of the Gambusia affinis linkage group LG13, SWU_Gaff_1.0, whole genome shotgun sequence genome contains the following:
- the herc4 gene encoding probable E3 ubiquitin-protein ligase HERC4 isoform X1, whose protein sequence is MLCWGNASYGQLGLGGIDEEIVVEPRRCEFFHGKRVSDVGCGRRHTAFLLDDGTVYTCGCNDLGQLGHDKSRKKPEQVVALDAQIIVALCCGESHTLAFNDKGQVFSWGLGSDGQLGLNNFEECIRVPRNIKSLSDVQVAQVACGYWHSLALSRGGQIFSWGQNRYGQLGLGQTGQSIATPQAVQSLQAIPFAQLAAGGAHSFALTLSGAVFGWGRNKFGQLGVNDTNGGRFTNPYAAWECLSLILLWPSTDRCFPTLLKSLRSQRVIHVCCGEDHTAVLTKEGGVFTFGAGGYGQLGHNSTNHEINPRKVFELMGNVVTQISCGRQHTLAFTPACGKIYSFGLGGNGQLGTRATCNRKSPSPVKGPWATSCPSEENESEQSCLVKRIYAGGDQSFAHYCSNNEPQDMENLTEQDPQRRICTLNEATVQKWLNNSPGRLPVDVSNEIDLVFSSASCLNGSFLSTSHPGHFSTSSKYSGVDMNMARLLLHRLIQQDHPKISQQVAASLEKELIPKLSSSPPDIEALRLYLSLPESPLFSDRSNYITITIPFAKCVVGLKEAPLKVLGNWWSTFEPLFFQRLVDIYKDVVVFLLQMHKMGIPPAEQRIFTCFVDTSLRFLEILHKVNEKSGSIIQYDKFYIHELDDLIDIRNDYVTWIQRQMYPMGRDGVVTLCRYPFVFDAQAKTALLQTDAVIQMQMAVDQAQLQNFSSMFLPAVESVNPCLILIVRRENIVGDTMEVLRKSKNVDYKKPLKVIFVGEDAVDAGGVRKEFFLLIMKELLDPKYGMFRYYEESRLIWFAHKTFEDFDLFNLIGVICGLAIYNFTIVELNFPLALYKKLLKRKPTLEDLKELMPDVGRSLQELLDYTEDDIEDTFCLNFTITEDNYGATEVLELVPNGENINVNKSNRQEFVDAYVDYVFNKSVAPLFEGFYSGFHKVCGGRVLDLFQPSELQAMIIGNTNYDWTELEKSTEYKGEYWAEHPTIKLFWEVFHELPLEKKKLFLLFLTGSDRIPILGMKSLKLVIQPTGGGEHYLPVAHTCFNLLDLPKYSSIETLREKLLQAIDHNQGFNLA, encoded by the exons ATGCTGTGCTGGGGAAACGCCTCCTACGGACAGCTCGGCCTGGGCGGGATCGATGAAGAGATCGTAGTTGAGCCGCGGAGGTGTGAGTTTTTCCACGGGAAGCGAGTGAGCGACGTTGGCTGCGGCCGCAGACACACGGCCTTCCTGCTGGACGATGGGACCGTCTACACCTGCGGCTGCAACGACCTGGGCCAGCTGGGTCACGACAAGTCCAGGAAGAAACCAG AGCAGGTCGTGGCCTTGGACGCACAGATTATTGTGGCTCTGTGCTGCGGAGAGTCGCACACGCTGGCCTTCAACGACAAAGGCCAGGTTTTCTCCTGGGGGCTCGGCTCAGACGGACAGCTGGGTCTAAATAACTTTGAAGAATGTATTCGAGTTCCAAG gAATATCAAGAGTCTATCAGATGTACAGGTCGCCCAAGTGGCTTGTGGGTACTGGCACTCCCTCGCTCTCTCCAGAG GCGGCCAGATCTTCTCCTGGGGTCAGAACCGATACGGCCAGCTGGGGTTGGGCCAGACGGGTCAGAGCATCGCCACGCCTCAGGCCGTCCAGTCGCTGCAGGCCATTCCCTTCGCTCAGCTGGCAGCAGGTGGCGCTCACAGCTTCGCCCTCACTCTCTCTGGAGCCGTGTTCGGCTGGGGCCGCAACAAGTTCGGCCAGCTGGGGGTCAACGACACCAACGGTGGGCGCTTTACAAATCCGTACGCTGCCTGGGAGTGTTTGAGTCTCATTCTCCTCTGGCCTTCAACAGATCGCTGCTTCCCAACTCTCCTCAAGTCCCTGAGATCCCAGAGAGTGATCCATGTCTGCTGTGGAGAAGATCACACGGCCGTGCTCACAAAG GAAGGGGGTGTGTTTACGTTTGGAGCAGGAGGATACGGACAGCTCGGCCATAACTCCACCAACCATGAAATCAACCCCAGGAAGGTGTTTGAGCTCATGGGAAATGTAGTCACTCAGATTTCATGTGGAAG GCAGCACACGCTGGCTTTCACACCCGCTTGTGGGAAGATCTACTCGTTTGGACTGGGAGGGAACGGCCAGCTGGGGACACGCGCCACCTGCAACAGGAAGAGCCCCTCCCCCGTTAAAGGACCCTGGGCCACTTCCTGTCCCTCAGAGGAGAACG AGTCGGAGCAGAGCTGCTTGGTCAAAAGGATTTACGCCGGAGGAGATCAGAGCTTTGCTCATTATTGCAGCAATAAT GAACCTCAGGACATGGAAAATCTGACAGAACAAGATCCTCAAAGAAGGATTTGCACCCTGAATGAGGCGACCGTACAGAAATGGCTGAACAACTCACCAGGAAGACTCCCAGTCGACGTGTCCAA TGAGATCGACCTGGTGTTCTCCTCTGCCAGCTGCCTGAACGGCTCGTTTCTGTCCACCAG TCACCCGGGTCACTTCAGTACCAGCAGTAAATATTCTGGGGTGGATATGAACATGGCCCGGCTGCTTCTCCACAGACTGATCCAGCAGGACCACCCCAAGATTTCTCAGCAG GTTGCTGCCAGCCTGGAGAAGGAGCTGATTCCCAAACTGAGCAGCTCTCCTCCGGACATCGAGGCGTTGAGGCTCTACCTGTCGCTGCCTGAAAGCCCTTTGTTCAGCGACCGCAGCAACtacatcaccatcaccatcccCTTTGCCAAATGCGTCGTCGGCCTCAAGGAGGCGCCGCTGAAGGTTTTAG GGAACTGGTGGTCCACATTCGAGCCGCTGTTCTTTCAGCGGCTGGTCGACATCTACAAGGACGTCgttgtgtttctgctccagATGCACAAAATGGGCATTCCTCCGGCCGAGCAGCGGATCTTCACCTGCTTCGTGGACACTTCGCTCCGCTTCCTGGAGATTCTGCACAAG GTGAACGAGAAATCAGGAAGCATCATCCAGTACGACAAGTTCTACATCCACGAGCTGGACGACCTGATCGACATCAGGAACGACTACGTCACCTGGATTCAGAGGCAGATGTACCCCATG GGCCGCGACGGTGTGGTGACTCTCTGCAGGTATCCCTTCGTCTTCGATGCTCAGGCGAAGACGGCGCTGCTTCAGACAGACGCCGTCATACAGATGCAG ATGGCGGTGGATCAGGCGCAGCTGCAGAACTTCAGCTCCATGTTCCTGCCCGCTGTGGAGTCGGTCAACCCCTGCCTCATCCTCATCGTTCGCAGGGAGAACATCGTGGGCGACACCATGGAGGTCCTCAGGAAGTCCAAGAACGTCGACTACAAGAAACCACTGAAG GTGATCTTTGTGGGAGAAGATGCAGTTGATGCTGGAGGAGTCAGGAAAGAGTTCTTCCTCCTGATCATGAAGGAGCTGCTGGATCCCAAATATGGGATGTTTCGCTACTACGAGGAATCCAGACTCATCTGGTTTGCACACAAG ACGTTCGAGGACTTTGACCTGTTTAACCTCATCGGGGTCATCTGTGGTCTGGCCATCTACAACTTCACCATCGTAGAGCTCAACTTCCCTCTGGCGCTCTACAAAAAGCTCCTGAAGAGGAAACCAACGTTGGAAGACCTGAAGGAGCTCATGCCAGACGTGGGAAG GAGCCTGCAGGAACTACTGGACTACACTGAAGATGACATTGAAGAcactttctgtttgaatttcacT ATCACAGAGGATAACTACGGAGCCACTGAGGTGCTGGAGTTGGTGCCAAACGGTGAAAACATTAATGTCAATAAGTCAAACCG GCAGGAGTTTGTGGACGCCTACGTGGATTACGTCTTTAACAAGTCGGTGGCTCCGCTGTTTGAGGGATTCTACTCAGGTTTCCACAAAGTGTGCGGTGGGAGGGTTTTAGATCTGTTCCAGCCGAGCGAACTGCAAGCTATGATCATTGGTAACACCAACTATGACTGGACAGAGCTGGAGAAG AGCACTGAGTATAAAGGAGAATACTGGGCCGAACATCCAACCATAAAGCTCTTCTGGGAGGTCTTCCACGAGCTTCCGttggagaagaagaaactgtttcTAT TGTTCCTCACAGGAAGCGACCGCATCCCCATCCTGGGCATGAAAAGCCTGAAGCTGGTGATCCAGCCGACCGGCGGAGGGGAGCATTACCTGCCTGTAGCCCACACCTGCTTCAACCTGTTGGACCTTCCCAAGTACTCGAGTATAGAAACGCTGAGAGAGAAGCTTTTACAAGCGATAGATCACAATCAAGGCTTCAACCTGGCCTGA
- the herc4 gene encoding probable E3 ubiquitin-protein ligase HERC4 isoform X3 produces MLCWGNASYGQLGLGGIDEEIVVEPRRCEFFHGKRVSDVGCGRRHTAFLLDDGTVYTCGCNDLGQLGHDKSRKKPEQVVALDAQIIVALCCGESHTLAFNDKGQVFSWGLGSDGQLGLNNFEECIRVPRNIKSLSDVQVAQVACGYWHSLALSRGGQIFSWGQNRYGQLGLGQTGQSIATPQAVQSLQAIPFAQLAAGGAHSFALTLSGAVFGWGRNKFGQLGVNDTNDRCFPTLLKSLRSQRVIHVCCGEDHTAVLTKEGGVFTFGAGGYGQLGHNSTNHEINPRKVFELMGNVVTQISCGRQHTLAFTPACGKIYSFGLGGNGQLGTRATCNRKSPSPVKGPWATSCPSEENESEQSCLVKRIYAGGDQSFAHYCSNNEPQDMENLTEQDPQRRICTLNEATVQKWLNNSPGRLPVDVSNEIDLVFSSASCLNGSFLSTSHPGHFSTSSKYSGVDMNMARLLLHRLIQQDHPKISQQVAASLEKELIPKLSSSPPDIEALRLYLSLPESPLFSDRSNYITITIPFAKCVVGLKEAPLKVLGNWWSTFEPLFFQRLVDIYKDVVVFLLQMHKMGIPPAEQRIFTCFVDTSLRFLEILHKVNEKSGSIIQYDKFYIHELDDLIDIRNDYVTWIQRQMYPMGRDGVVTLCRYPFVFDAQAKTALLQTDAVIQMQMAVDQAQLQNFSSMFLPAVESVNPCLILIVRRENIVGDTMEVLRKSKNVDYKKPLKVIFVGEDAVDAGGVRKEFFLLIMKELLDPKYGMFRYYEESRLIWFAHKTFEDFDLFNLIGVICGLAIYNFTIVELNFPLALYKKLLKRKPTLEDLKELMPDVGRSLQELLDYTEDDIEDTFCLNFTITEDNYGATEVLELVPNGENINVNKSNRQEFVDAYVDYVFNKSVAPLFEGFYSGFHKVCGGRVLDLFQPSELQAMIIGNTNYDWTELEKSTEYKGEYWAEHPTIKLFWEVFHELPLEKKKLFLLFLTGSDRIPILGMKSLKLVIQPTGGGEHYLPVAHTCFNLLDLPKYSSIETLREKLLQAIDHNQGFNLA; encoded by the exons ATGCTGTGCTGGGGAAACGCCTCCTACGGACAGCTCGGCCTGGGCGGGATCGATGAAGAGATCGTAGTTGAGCCGCGGAGGTGTGAGTTTTTCCACGGGAAGCGAGTGAGCGACGTTGGCTGCGGCCGCAGACACACGGCCTTCCTGCTGGACGATGGGACCGTCTACACCTGCGGCTGCAACGACCTGGGCCAGCTGGGTCACGACAAGTCCAGGAAGAAACCAG AGCAGGTCGTGGCCTTGGACGCACAGATTATTGTGGCTCTGTGCTGCGGAGAGTCGCACACGCTGGCCTTCAACGACAAAGGCCAGGTTTTCTCCTGGGGGCTCGGCTCAGACGGACAGCTGGGTCTAAATAACTTTGAAGAATGTATTCGAGTTCCAAG gAATATCAAGAGTCTATCAGATGTACAGGTCGCCCAAGTGGCTTGTGGGTACTGGCACTCCCTCGCTCTCTCCAGAG GCGGCCAGATCTTCTCCTGGGGTCAGAACCGATACGGCCAGCTGGGGTTGGGCCAGACGGGTCAGAGCATCGCCACGCCTCAGGCCGTCCAGTCGCTGCAGGCCATTCCCTTCGCTCAGCTGGCAGCAGGTGGCGCTCACAGCTTCGCCCTCACTCTCTCTGGAGCCGTGTTCGGCTGGGGCCGCAACAAGTTCGGCCAGCTGGGGGTCAACGACACCAACG ATCGCTGCTTCCCAACTCTCCTCAAGTCCCTGAGATCCCAGAGAGTGATCCATGTCTGCTGTGGAGAAGATCACACGGCCGTGCTCACAAAG GAAGGGGGTGTGTTTACGTTTGGAGCAGGAGGATACGGACAGCTCGGCCATAACTCCACCAACCATGAAATCAACCCCAGGAAGGTGTTTGAGCTCATGGGAAATGTAGTCACTCAGATTTCATGTGGAAG GCAGCACACGCTGGCTTTCACACCCGCTTGTGGGAAGATCTACTCGTTTGGACTGGGAGGGAACGGCCAGCTGGGGACACGCGCCACCTGCAACAGGAAGAGCCCCTCCCCCGTTAAAGGACCCTGGGCCACTTCCTGTCCCTCAGAGGAGAACG AGTCGGAGCAGAGCTGCTTGGTCAAAAGGATTTACGCCGGAGGAGATCAGAGCTTTGCTCATTATTGCAGCAATAAT GAACCTCAGGACATGGAAAATCTGACAGAACAAGATCCTCAAAGAAGGATTTGCACCCTGAATGAGGCGACCGTACAGAAATGGCTGAACAACTCACCAGGAAGACTCCCAGTCGACGTGTCCAA TGAGATCGACCTGGTGTTCTCCTCTGCCAGCTGCCTGAACGGCTCGTTTCTGTCCACCAG TCACCCGGGTCACTTCAGTACCAGCAGTAAATATTCTGGGGTGGATATGAACATGGCCCGGCTGCTTCTCCACAGACTGATCCAGCAGGACCACCCCAAGATTTCTCAGCAG GTTGCTGCCAGCCTGGAGAAGGAGCTGATTCCCAAACTGAGCAGCTCTCCTCCGGACATCGAGGCGTTGAGGCTCTACCTGTCGCTGCCTGAAAGCCCTTTGTTCAGCGACCGCAGCAACtacatcaccatcaccatcccCTTTGCCAAATGCGTCGTCGGCCTCAAGGAGGCGCCGCTGAAGGTTTTAG GGAACTGGTGGTCCACATTCGAGCCGCTGTTCTTTCAGCGGCTGGTCGACATCTACAAGGACGTCgttgtgtttctgctccagATGCACAAAATGGGCATTCCTCCGGCCGAGCAGCGGATCTTCACCTGCTTCGTGGACACTTCGCTCCGCTTCCTGGAGATTCTGCACAAG GTGAACGAGAAATCAGGAAGCATCATCCAGTACGACAAGTTCTACATCCACGAGCTGGACGACCTGATCGACATCAGGAACGACTACGTCACCTGGATTCAGAGGCAGATGTACCCCATG GGCCGCGACGGTGTGGTGACTCTCTGCAGGTATCCCTTCGTCTTCGATGCTCAGGCGAAGACGGCGCTGCTTCAGACAGACGCCGTCATACAGATGCAG ATGGCGGTGGATCAGGCGCAGCTGCAGAACTTCAGCTCCATGTTCCTGCCCGCTGTGGAGTCGGTCAACCCCTGCCTCATCCTCATCGTTCGCAGGGAGAACATCGTGGGCGACACCATGGAGGTCCTCAGGAAGTCCAAGAACGTCGACTACAAGAAACCACTGAAG GTGATCTTTGTGGGAGAAGATGCAGTTGATGCTGGAGGAGTCAGGAAAGAGTTCTTCCTCCTGATCATGAAGGAGCTGCTGGATCCCAAATATGGGATGTTTCGCTACTACGAGGAATCCAGACTCATCTGGTTTGCACACAAG ACGTTCGAGGACTTTGACCTGTTTAACCTCATCGGGGTCATCTGTGGTCTGGCCATCTACAACTTCACCATCGTAGAGCTCAACTTCCCTCTGGCGCTCTACAAAAAGCTCCTGAAGAGGAAACCAACGTTGGAAGACCTGAAGGAGCTCATGCCAGACGTGGGAAG GAGCCTGCAGGAACTACTGGACTACACTGAAGATGACATTGAAGAcactttctgtttgaatttcacT ATCACAGAGGATAACTACGGAGCCACTGAGGTGCTGGAGTTGGTGCCAAACGGTGAAAACATTAATGTCAATAAGTCAAACCG GCAGGAGTTTGTGGACGCCTACGTGGATTACGTCTTTAACAAGTCGGTGGCTCCGCTGTTTGAGGGATTCTACTCAGGTTTCCACAAAGTGTGCGGTGGGAGGGTTTTAGATCTGTTCCAGCCGAGCGAACTGCAAGCTATGATCATTGGTAACACCAACTATGACTGGACAGAGCTGGAGAAG AGCACTGAGTATAAAGGAGAATACTGGGCCGAACATCCAACCATAAAGCTCTTCTGGGAGGTCTTCCACGAGCTTCCGttggagaagaagaaactgtttcTAT TGTTCCTCACAGGAAGCGACCGCATCCCCATCCTGGGCATGAAAAGCCTGAAGCTGGTGATCCAGCCGACCGGCGGAGGGGAGCATTACCTGCCTGTAGCCCACACCTGCTTCAACCTGTTGGACCTTCCCAAGTACTCGAGTATAGAAACGCTGAGAGAGAAGCTTTTACAAGCGATAGATCACAATCAAGGCTTCAACCTGGCCTGA
- the herc4 gene encoding probable E3 ubiquitin-protein ligase HERC4 isoform X4, which translates to MLCWGNASYGQLGLGGIDEEIVVEPRRCEFFHGKRVSDVGCGRRHTAFLLDDGTVYTCGCNDLGQLGHDKSRKKPGWVVALDAQIIVALCCGESHTLAFNDKGQVFSWGLGSDGQLGLNNFEECIRVPRNIKSLSDVQVAQVACGYWHSLALSRGGQIFSWGQNRYGQLGLGQTGQSIATPQAVQSLQAIPFAQLAAGGAHSFALTLSGAVFGWGRNKFGQLGVNDTNDRCFPTLLKSLRSQRVIHVCCGEDHTAVLTKEGGVFTFGAGGYGQLGHNSTNHEINPRKVFELMGNVVTQISCGRQHTLAFTPACGKIYSFGLGGNGQLGTRATCNRKSPSPVKGPWATSCPSEENESEQSCLVKRIYAGGDQSFAHYCSNNEPQDMENLTEQDPQRRICTLNEATVQKWLNNSPGRLPVDVSNEIDLVFSSASCLNGSFLSTSHPGHFSTSSKYSGVDMNMARLLLHRLIQQDHPKISQQVAASLEKELIPKLSSSPPDIEALRLYLSLPESPLFSDRSNYITITIPFAKCVVGLKEAPLKVLGNWWSTFEPLFFQRLVDIYKDVVVFLLQMHKMGIPPAEQRIFTCFVDTSLRFLEILHKVNEKSGSIIQYDKFYIHELDDLIDIRNDYVTWIQRQMYPMGRDGVVTLCRYPFVFDAQAKTALLQTDAVIQMQMAVDQAQLQNFSSMFLPAVESVNPCLILIVRRENIVGDTMEVLRKSKNVDYKKPLKVIFVGEDAVDAGGVRKEFFLLIMKELLDPKYGMFRYYEESRLIWFAHKTFEDFDLFNLIGVICGLAIYNFTIVELNFPLALYKKLLKRKPTLEDLKELMPDVGRSLQELLDYTEDDIEDTFCLNFTITEDNYGATEVLELVPNGENINVNKSNRQEFVDAYVDYVFNKSVAPLFEGFYSGFHKVCGGRVLDLFQPSELQAMIIGNTNYDWTELEKSTEYKGEYWAEHPTIKLFWEVFHELPLEKKKLFLLFLTGSDRIPILGMKSLKLVIQPTGGGEHYLPVAHTCFNLLDLPKYSSIETLREKLLQAIDHNQGFNLA; encoded by the exons ATGCTGTGCTGGGGAAACGCCTCCTACGGACAGCTCGGCCTGGGCGGGATCGATGAAGAGATCGTAGTTGAGCCGCGGAGGTGTGAGTTTTTCCACGGGAAGCGAGTGAGCGACGTTGGCTGCGGCCGCAGACACACGGCCTTCCTGCTGGACGATGGGACCGTCTACACCTGCGGCTGCAACGACCTGGGCCAGCTGGGTCACGACAAGTCCAGGAAGAAACCAGGTTGG GTCGTGGCCTTGGACGCACAGATTATTGTGGCTCTGTGCTGCGGAGAGTCGCACACGCTGGCCTTCAACGACAAAGGCCAGGTTTTCTCCTGGGGGCTCGGCTCAGACGGACAGCTGGGTCTAAATAACTTTGAAGAATGTATTCGAGTTCCAAG gAATATCAAGAGTCTATCAGATGTACAGGTCGCCCAAGTGGCTTGTGGGTACTGGCACTCCCTCGCTCTCTCCAGAG GCGGCCAGATCTTCTCCTGGGGTCAGAACCGATACGGCCAGCTGGGGTTGGGCCAGACGGGTCAGAGCATCGCCACGCCTCAGGCCGTCCAGTCGCTGCAGGCCATTCCCTTCGCTCAGCTGGCAGCAGGTGGCGCTCACAGCTTCGCCCTCACTCTCTCTGGAGCCGTGTTCGGCTGGGGCCGCAACAAGTTCGGCCAGCTGGGGGTCAACGACACCAACG ATCGCTGCTTCCCAACTCTCCTCAAGTCCCTGAGATCCCAGAGAGTGATCCATGTCTGCTGTGGAGAAGATCACACGGCCGTGCTCACAAAG GAAGGGGGTGTGTTTACGTTTGGAGCAGGAGGATACGGACAGCTCGGCCATAACTCCACCAACCATGAAATCAACCCCAGGAAGGTGTTTGAGCTCATGGGAAATGTAGTCACTCAGATTTCATGTGGAAG GCAGCACACGCTGGCTTTCACACCCGCTTGTGGGAAGATCTACTCGTTTGGACTGGGAGGGAACGGCCAGCTGGGGACACGCGCCACCTGCAACAGGAAGAGCCCCTCCCCCGTTAAAGGACCCTGGGCCACTTCCTGTCCCTCAGAGGAGAACG AGTCGGAGCAGAGCTGCTTGGTCAAAAGGATTTACGCCGGAGGAGATCAGAGCTTTGCTCATTATTGCAGCAATAAT GAACCTCAGGACATGGAAAATCTGACAGAACAAGATCCTCAAAGAAGGATTTGCACCCTGAATGAGGCGACCGTACAGAAATGGCTGAACAACTCACCAGGAAGACTCCCAGTCGACGTGTCCAA TGAGATCGACCTGGTGTTCTCCTCTGCCAGCTGCCTGAACGGCTCGTTTCTGTCCACCAG TCACCCGGGTCACTTCAGTACCAGCAGTAAATATTCTGGGGTGGATATGAACATGGCCCGGCTGCTTCTCCACAGACTGATCCAGCAGGACCACCCCAAGATTTCTCAGCAG GTTGCTGCCAGCCTGGAGAAGGAGCTGATTCCCAAACTGAGCAGCTCTCCTCCGGACATCGAGGCGTTGAGGCTCTACCTGTCGCTGCCTGAAAGCCCTTTGTTCAGCGACCGCAGCAACtacatcaccatcaccatcccCTTTGCCAAATGCGTCGTCGGCCTCAAGGAGGCGCCGCTGAAGGTTTTAG GGAACTGGTGGTCCACATTCGAGCCGCTGTTCTTTCAGCGGCTGGTCGACATCTACAAGGACGTCgttgtgtttctgctccagATGCACAAAATGGGCATTCCTCCGGCCGAGCAGCGGATCTTCACCTGCTTCGTGGACACTTCGCTCCGCTTCCTGGAGATTCTGCACAAG GTGAACGAGAAATCAGGAAGCATCATCCAGTACGACAAGTTCTACATCCACGAGCTGGACGACCTGATCGACATCAGGAACGACTACGTCACCTGGATTCAGAGGCAGATGTACCCCATG GGCCGCGACGGTGTGGTGACTCTCTGCAGGTATCCCTTCGTCTTCGATGCTCAGGCGAAGACGGCGCTGCTTCAGACAGACGCCGTCATACAGATGCAG ATGGCGGTGGATCAGGCGCAGCTGCAGAACTTCAGCTCCATGTTCCTGCCCGCTGTGGAGTCGGTCAACCCCTGCCTCATCCTCATCGTTCGCAGGGAGAACATCGTGGGCGACACCATGGAGGTCCTCAGGAAGTCCAAGAACGTCGACTACAAGAAACCACTGAAG GTGATCTTTGTGGGAGAAGATGCAGTTGATGCTGGAGGAGTCAGGAAAGAGTTCTTCCTCCTGATCATGAAGGAGCTGCTGGATCCCAAATATGGGATGTTTCGCTACTACGAGGAATCCAGACTCATCTGGTTTGCACACAAG ACGTTCGAGGACTTTGACCTGTTTAACCTCATCGGGGTCATCTGTGGTCTGGCCATCTACAACTTCACCATCGTAGAGCTCAACTTCCCTCTGGCGCTCTACAAAAAGCTCCTGAAGAGGAAACCAACGTTGGAAGACCTGAAGGAGCTCATGCCAGACGTGGGAAG GAGCCTGCAGGAACTACTGGACTACACTGAAGATGACATTGAAGAcactttctgtttgaatttcacT ATCACAGAGGATAACTACGGAGCCACTGAGGTGCTGGAGTTGGTGCCAAACGGTGAAAACATTAATGTCAATAAGTCAAACCG GCAGGAGTTTGTGGACGCCTACGTGGATTACGTCTTTAACAAGTCGGTGGCTCCGCTGTTTGAGGGATTCTACTCAGGTTTCCACAAAGTGTGCGGTGGGAGGGTTTTAGATCTGTTCCAGCCGAGCGAACTGCAAGCTATGATCATTGGTAACACCAACTATGACTGGACAGAGCTGGAGAAG AGCACTGAGTATAAAGGAGAATACTGGGCCGAACATCCAACCATAAAGCTCTTCTGGGAGGTCTTCCACGAGCTTCCGttggagaagaagaaactgtttcTAT TGTTCCTCACAGGAAGCGACCGCATCCCCATCCTGGGCATGAAAAGCCTGAAGCTGGTGATCCAGCCGACCGGCGGAGGGGAGCATTACCTGCCTGTAGCCCACACCTGCTTCAACCTGTTGGACCTTCCCAAGTACTCGAGTATAGAAACGCTGAGAGAGAAGCTTTTACAAGCGATAGATCACAATCAAGGCTTCAACCTGGCCTGA